The following are encoded in a window of Fusarium verticillioides 7600 chromosome 6, whole genome shotgun sequence genomic DNA:
- a CDS encoding 3-methylcrotonyl-CoA carboxylase alpha subunit, which translates to MRSTLRANRRLPLKPLPRFLSTSASSASVSPVASSSSAPKHTPINSVLIANRGEIAIRINRTAERLGIRATTVYTDVDAGSWHASSGFQSLALGPANAYLDGEKIIALAKQNGIQALHPGYGFLSENSKFAERCEEEGIVFVGPPASAMADMGHKARSKEIMTAASVPCVPGYHGADQGEQELLEHAKNITFPVLLKSVRGGGGKGMRIVLTEEEFLTQLRSARAEAKASFGEGGEVMLVEKYIIRPRHVEVQVFADKWGNTVALGERDCSVQRRHQKILEESPAPDLDLATRHDLWDKARKAASAVGYVGAGTVEFILDKDTNKFYFMEMNTRLQVEHPVTEMVTGLDLVEWQFRVAAGEKLPLSQEEVEVQMNERGAAIEARIYAENPEKGFIPDSGKLVRAYLPTELQNEDVRLDWGFRSGNTISEAYDGMIAKLIVRGDTRERAIAKLESVLRSYEIVGVATNIEFLKRVCETDAFVAGDVETGFIDKWREELFKPRPIKNEVVAQAALGMINFELRNYGPHGLTLGFGETNNIGQRKLSFKILDGYSKEEGEVVEASVTQTGHNLYNVAVHRKGDEAPQVFTNVACQPEPEGEVMKLESYFPLERIQSSVVPQHTDNDTKVTVFQHGVKTDLVLLPPKWYEKALGLKESSASVAAPMPCKILKNEVVEGQTVQKGAPLVVIESMKMETIIRSPQDGIIKKLAHKEGDICKAGTVLVLFEEGETKGEES; encoded by the exons ATGCGTTCCACACTTCGCGCAAATCGTCGACTTCCTTTGAAGCCCCTCCCTCGATTCCTCTCAACATCTGCTTCAAGCGCGTCTGTTTCTCCagtggcttcttcatcatctgcacCAAAGCACACACCCATCAATTCTGTCCTTATCGCCAACCGTGGTGAGATCGCCATCCGCATCAACCGGACTGCTGAGCGCCTTGGCATTCGGGCTACAACCGTCTATACAGATGTTGACGCTGGCTCATGGCATGCTTCCTCGGGGTTCCAGTCTTTGGCGCTAGGTCCCGCAAACGCCTATCTTGACGGCGAGAAAATCATTGCTCTAGCGAAGCAAAATGGCATCCAAGCACTCCATCCCGGCTATGGTTTCTTATCCGAAAACTCCAAGTTTGCAGAGCGTTGCGAAGAGGAAGGCATTGTGTTTGTCGGACCACCCGCTAGTGCCATGGCCGACATGGGACATAAGGCCCGCAGTAAAGAAATTATGACAGCTGCAAGTGTTCCCTGTGTGCCAGGGTATCATGGAGCAGACCAGGGCGAGCAGGAACTCCTGGAGCATGCCAAAAACATCACTTTCCCGGTGCTCCTGAAGAGTGTACGAGGAGGCGGAGGCAAGGGAATGCGAATCGTCctgactgaggaggagtttTTGACGCAACTCAGAAGTGCCCGTGCCGAAGCCAAGGCCTCATTCGGTGAAGGAGGCGAGGTCATGCTAGTGGAGAAGTACATCATTCGACCAAGGCACGTCGAGGTGCAAGTTTTTGCCGACAAATGGGGTAACACCGTCGCGCTTGGTGAGCGAGACTGCAGTGTTCAGCGTCGGCATCAAAAGATCCTCGAGGAATCCCCAGCTCCAGATCTAGATCTGGCAACTCGACACGATCTCTGGGATAAGGCTAGAAAAGCTGCCTCAGCAGTTGGCTATGTCGGCGCTGGCACTGTTGAGTTTATCCTCGACAAGGATACCAACAAATTCTATTTCATGGAAATGAACACTCGGCTTCAAGTGGAGCATCCTGTCACGGAGATGGTGACTGGCCTGGATCTAGTTGAGTGGCAATTCCGAGTTGCTGCGGGCGAAAAGCTTCCACTCTCCCAAGAAGAGGTGGAAGTACAAATGAACGAGAGGGGTGCCGCCATTGAAGCACGAATTTATGCCGAAAATCCTGAGAAGGGCTTTATTCCTGACTCCGGCAAATTAGTGAGAGCTTATCTCCCTACTGAATTACAGAACGAGGATGTTCGCCTGGATTGGGGATTCCGATCTGGTAACACTATCTCTGAAGCATACGACGGCATGATCGCCAAACTCATCGTGCGAGGCGATACGAGAGAACGTGCTATAGCCAAATTGGAAAGCGTTCTACGCTCATACGAAattgttggtgttgctaCAAATATCGAATTCCTCAAGCGAGTTTGCGAGACTGATGCCTTTGTGGCTGGGGACGTGGAAACGGGCTTCATCGACAAGTGGCGAGAGGAGCTTTTTAAACCCCGACCTATCAAGAATGAAGTTGTCGCACAAGCAGCCCTTGGAATGATCAACTTTGAACTTCGAAATTATGGTCCCCATGGCTTGACACTTGGTTTTGGCGAAACGAATAACATCGGGCAACGGAAGCTGAGCTTTAAAATCCTGGATGGGTATAGTaaggaagagggcgaggTCGTCGAGGCCAGCGTGACACAGACAGGTCATAACCTGTACAACGTTGCTGTCCACCGAAAAGGTGACGAGGCACCCCAAGTGTTCACAAATGTTGCCTgccagcctgagcctgaagGTGAAGTGATGAAACTAGAGTCATACTTCCCCCTTGAGCGCATTCAATCCTCAGTGGTCCCTCAACACACAGACAATGATACAAAGGTTACCGTTTTCCAGCATGGCGTGAAAACAgatcttgttcttctacCGCCCAAGTGGTACGAGAAAGCTCTTGGGCTCAAGGAGTCAAGCGCCTCAGTTGCAGCGCCGATGCCgtgcaagatcttgaagaacgaAGTAGTGGAGGGTCAAACTGTGCAAAAGGGAGCACCACTTGTGGT AATCGAGtcaatgaagatggaaaCTATCATCCGGTCACCACAGGATGGTATAATTAAGAAGCTTGCACATAAAGAAGGA GATATTTGCAAGGCTGGTACGGTACTTGTATTATTTGAAGAGGGCGAAACAAAGGGCGAAGAGTCATGA